The following proteins are co-located in the Deinococcus metallilatus genome:
- a CDS encoding protein-L-isoaspartate O-methyltransferase family protein, with product MPSQDQAAALRKALVAGLVERGVVHSANVEAALRAVPRHLFTPWLSPEEAYADQAWLLPETTPDAPATISQPTVVGLMLEACRLAPGQRVLEIGAGSGYNAALMAHLVGEHGQVVTVDIEAPLVEAARGRLAEYRNVQVVHGDGGHGFPAGAPYDRIVATVGAWDLPPAWREQLAPDGQLILPLHLGGEPQDHELIAFRREGHLLVGHGICSVQMVLMRGDYAGHGRPVPIQKGQDWQGTTADNLLVKVYPHGANHQPQPHEVIIDKPSARLVLAHRQAG from the coding sequence ATGCCCTCCCAGGACCAGGCGGCCGCCCTGCGTAAAGCTCTCGTCGCTGGCCTGGTGGAGCGCGGTGTCGTCCACTCAGCCAACGTGGAAGCCGCCTTGCGGGCAGTCCCACGCCACCTGTTCACCCCCTGGCTTTCGCCGGAGGAGGCGTACGCCGACCAGGCCTGGCTCCTCCCGGAAACGACGCCGGACGCGCCCGCCACCATTTCGCAACCGACCGTGGTCGGGCTGATGCTCGAAGCCTGCCGCCTGGCCCCGGGACAGCGGGTGCTGGAAATCGGCGCTGGCAGTGGCTATAACGCGGCCCTGATGGCCCATCTGGTCGGTGAACACGGACAGGTGGTGACCGTGGACATCGAAGCGCCTCTGGTGGAAGCGGCGCGGGGACGGCTGGCGGAATACAGGAACGTCCAGGTGGTTCACGGTGACGGCGGACACGGCTTCCCAGCAGGTGCCCCGTACGACCGGATCGTGGCGACCGTCGGGGCCTGGGACCTTCCTCCCGCATGGAGGGAGCAACTGGCCCCCGATGGACAGTTGATTCTTCCCCTGCACCTCGGTGGGGAACCGCAGGACCACGAATTGATCGCGTTCCGCCGGGAAGGACACCTGCTGGTCGGGCACGGCATCTGCTCGGTGCAAATGGTGCTGATGCGCGGGGACTACGCCGGGCATGGCCGACCCGTTCCCATTCAGAAGGGTCAGGACTGGCAGGGGACGACGGCGGACAACCTCCTGGTCAAGGTCTACCCACACGGCGCGAACCATCAGCCGCAGCCGCATGAGGTGATCATCGACAAGCCGTCCGCCCGGCTTGTCCTGGCCCACCGTCAGGCGGGATGA
- the rpsO gene encoding 30S ribosomal protein S15, with the protein MIDKQQTIQTYAKSANDTGSTAVQVALLTERINNLSRHLTENKKDKHGQRGLQLLNGQRRRLLKYLERTNYDEYIALTDRLSIRRGQRIVR; encoded by the coding sequence ATGATCGACAAGCAACAGACCATCCAGACCTACGCCAAGAGCGCCAATGACACCGGCAGCACCGCCGTGCAGGTCGCGCTGCTCACTGAACGCATCAACAACCTCTCGCGTCACCTGACCGAGAACAAGAAGGACAAGCACGGCCAGCGCGGCCTCCAGCTCCTCAACGGCCAGCGCCGCCGCCTGCTGAAGTACCTGGAGCGCACCAACTACGACGAGTACATTGCCCTGACCGACCGCCTCAGCATCCGCCGCGGCCAGCGCATCGTCCGCTGA
- a CDS encoding XRE family transcriptional regulator — translation MTPDPPALPELALWLRARRVALGLRQDEVARRTAAQGGEAGSVTQPYLSRLERGTRPLSALTPARQDALRRALEISASEWAARTGLPLFSPAGGEGDALASLELVRVPVRALATAGLPLSEDPGSVIDIELVPAREHRPGMLVLEVQGQSMTEPGGGGIRPGDRIYVDPGDLDLREGRVYVLHVPGLGLTVKRLRHYGEHVWLTSDNPDHPPVRPEEATIVGRVYYHQPRGTRL, via the coding sequence ATGACGCCTGACCCGCCCGCACTCCCCGAACTGGCCCTCTGGCTGCGCGCGCGGCGCGTGGCGCTCGGGCTGCGGCAGGACGAGGTCGCCCGCCGCACCGCCGCGCAGGGGGGCGAGGCGGGCAGCGTGACGCAGCCGTATCTCAGCCGACTGGAACGCGGCACCCGGCCCCTCTCGGCCCTGACCCCTGCCCGCCAGGACGCCCTGCGCCGCGCGCTGGAGATCAGTGCGAGCGAGTGGGCCGCGCGGACGGGCCTGCCCCTTTTCTCCCCGGCGGGCGGCGAGGGGGACGCGCTGGCCTCCCTCGAACTGGTGCGCGTGCCGGTACGGGCGCTGGCGACGGCGGGCCTGCCCCTCTCCGAGGACCCCGGCAGCGTGATCGACATTGAACTGGTGCCCGCCCGCGAACACCGGCCCGGCATGCTGGTGCTGGAGGTGCAGGGGCAGTCCATGACCGAGCCGGGCGGCGGCGGCATCCGGCCCGGTGACCGCATCTACGTGGACCCCGGCGACCTCGACCTGCGCGAGGGCCGGGTCTACGTGCTGCACGTGCCGGGCCTGGGCCTGACCGTCAAGCGGCTGCGGCACTACGGCGAACACGTCTGGCTCACCAGCGACAACCCCGACCATCCCCCGGTCCGGCCCGAGGAGGCGACCATCGTGGGGCGCGTGTACTACCACCAGCCCCGGGGGACGCGCCTCTGA
- a CDS encoding S1C family serine protease: MNAIRLTALRGLSLTLALLLGPGAAVAQTATPTPAPAQQQAAAPKPLSTAETAALRALYQKLRPATLRIEDCPPNDCSEPDGVGTAFLIGDGYALTAYHVVFEAKNLSAVTLDKKRYNVNVVGYDEQADLALLRVNVPAGTPSMPLAAARPAVGDSVLAIGNGDGNFLTLKTGRLTGLNSDAGRADFPPGTLELNAQLVPGDSGGPIINARGEVVGVVSYISVAMAPALASRITAYAVPVNQTDVKLADLRKGVKRDAPVIGIGFDGRLDFAFALPAEAFPELSKALDLGTTPGAFFTSVSPGSPAARAGLQPLDYSADGKRTAGDIVTAVNGQRIFNFSDFQYAVRRYQPGQTITLSVLRSGKPLEIKLTLAPHTQIRN, translated from the coding sequence ATGAACGCCATTCGGTTGACGGCGCTGCGCGGCCTGTCCCTCACTCTCGCGCTGCTGCTCGGCCCCGGGGCGGCAGTCGCCCAGACGGCGACTCCGACCCCCGCGCCCGCGCAGCAGCAGGCGGCGGCACCTAAGCCCCTGAGCACGGCCGAGACGGCGGCCCTGCGCGCCCTGTACCAGAAACTTCGTCCCGCCACCCTGCGGATCGAGGACTGCCCGCCGAACGATTGCAGCGAACCGGACGGCGTCGGCACGGCCTTCCTGATCGGTGACGGCTACGCGCTGACCGCCTACCACGTGGTCTTCGAAGCCAAGAACCTCAGCGCGGTGACGCTCGACAAGAAGCGGTACAACGTGAACGTGGTGGGCTACGACGAGCAGGCGGACCTGGCCCTGCTGCGGGTGAATGTCCCCGCCGGGACGCCCTCCATGCCGCTCGCCGCCGCGCGGCCTGCCGTGGGTGACTCCGTGCTCGCCATCGGCAATGGCGACGGCAATTTCCTGACGCTCAAGACGGGCCGCCTCACCGGCCTCAACTCCGACGCGGGCCGGGCGGACTTCCCCCCCGGCACCCTGGAACTGAACGCCCAACTCGTGCCCGGGGACAGCGGCGGCCCGATCATCAACGCGCGGGGCGAGGTCGTCGGGGTGGTGAGTTATATCAGCGTGGCGATGGCGCCCGCGCTCGCCAGCCGCATCACCGCCTACGCGGTGCCGGTCAACCAGACGGACGTGAAACTCGCCGATCTGCGCAAAGGGGTCAAGCGGGACGCGCCAGTTATCGGGATCGGCTTCGACGGTCGCCTGGACTTCGCCTTCGCGCTCCCGGCCGAGGCGTTCCCCGAACTCAGCAAGGCCCTCGACCTGGGGACTACGCCGGGGGCTTTCTTCACGAGCGTCTCGCCCGGCAGCCCCGCCGCCCGGGCAGGCCTGCAACCCCTCGACTACAGCGCCGACGGCAAACGGACCGCTGGCGACATCGTCACCGCCGTCAACGGCCAGCGCATCTTCAACTTCTCCGACTTCCAGTACGCGGTGCGCCGCTATCAGCCCGGTCAGACCATCACCCTCAGTGTCCTGCGGAGCGGCAAGCCGCTGGAGATCAAACTGACCCTCGCGCCCCACACCCAGATTCGCAACTGA
- a CDS encoding multidrug DMT transporter, giving the protein MDTLLKKAGAMLGHLDLFTHMLHLRGLLQLAAHMEERGDRVTLISPEMITLVGAEMTSEARVTTSKGAAVEAGNAYSVLRTLKGHDAPEYAVTREELKALNARAVAELEASDAMRAFGETLARIGVPVTGSTAPVEAVAERPARNRRAPEGEGASEQPAA; this is encoded by the coding sequence ATGGACACGCTGCTGAAAAAAGCGGGCGCGATGCTCGGCCACCTCGACCTGTTCACCCACATGCTGCATCTGCGCGGCCTGCTGCAACTCGCCGCCCACATGGAAGAACGGGGCGACCGGGTGACGCTGATCTCGCCCGAGATGATCACCCTGGTCGGCGCGGAGATGACCAGCGAGGCCCGCGTGACCACCAGCAAGGGCGCGGCGGTCGAGGCGGGCAACGCCTACAGCGTCCTGCGGACCCTCAAGGGCCACGATGCCCCCGAATACGCCGTCACCCGCGAGGAACTCAAGGCGCTGAACGCCCGCGCCGTCGCGGAACTGGAAGCCAGTGACGCGATGCGGGCCTTTGGGGAGACGCTGGCCCGCATCGGTGTCCCGGTCACGGGCAGCACCGCGCCCGTTGAGGCGGTGGCCGAACGTCCGGCACGCAACCGCCGTGCGCCCGAAGGCGAAGGGGCGAGCGAGCAGCCTGCCGCGTAA
- a CDS encoding gamma-glutamylcyclotransferase family protein has translation MSDFPLTRVFVYSTLMPGERNADVAAQGGTFQAAPARLAGFRLLHLLPEGYPGVLPGEPDDSVQGYVLTYAEGDWDRALPFLDALEGVHETPPLYTRQRVTVTLEGGESLPTWVYVYARSARLPRPGVIPVPGGDWRSVPDRQRPRTGDR, from the coding sequence ATGAGCGACTTCCCGCTGACCCGCGTGTTCGTGTACAGCACGCTGATGCCCGGCGAACGGAACGCGGACGTGGCCGCGCAGGGCGGAACCTTCCAGGCCGCCCCCGCCCGTCTCGCGGGCTTCCGGCTGCTGCACCTCCTTCCGGAAGGGTATCCTGGGGTTCTGCCCGGCGAACCGGACGACTCGGTCCAGGGGTACGTCCTGACCTACGCCGAGGGGGACTGGGACCGCGCCCTCCCCTTCCTCGACGCGCTGGAGGGCGTCCATGAGACACCGCCGCTGTACACCCGCCAGCGCGTGACGGTGACGCTGGAAGGCGGCGAGTCTCTGCCCACCTGGGTGTACGTGTATGCCAGGAGCGCGCGCCTGCCCCGCCCCGGGGTCATTCCGGTACCGGGGGGTGACTGGCGGAGCGTGCCCGACCGCCAGCGCCCCCGAACCGGCGACCGTTAG
- a CDS encoding GNAT family N-acetyltransferase, which translates to MTVTVRRVTNPHDPALAAFGQIQEESYYAPDMLIPPSVFPHLVAGGSRGPREDRLLVAEDGAGRVLGGTVFHLLPQAAFSSFLAVAPEARGRGIGHALHAARLEEVRARGLAGLFADSVFAGRQDAADREAEARTGTDPLARRRALHGLGYRTVDVPYWQPVGGPNGGPLTDLDLLYHPLNGADSVPTPLVTDTLRAYWTAWLGQDRARREAEALAERAGRDRLPLLPATETPTYWRQSGPET; encoded by the coding sequence ATGACCGTGACCGTTCGCCGCGTCACCAACCCCCATGATCCGGCCCTGGCCGCCTTCGGGCAGATTCAGGAAGAAAGCTATTACGCTCCCGACATGCTGATTCCCCCATCCGTCTTCCCGCATCTCGTGGCGGGCGGAAGCCGGGGACCGCGCGAGGACCGCCTCCTGGTCGCGGAAGACGGGGCGGGCCGGGTGCTGGGCGGCACGGTCTTTCACCTGCTGCCCCAGGCGGCCTTCAGTTCCTTTCTGGCCGTCGCCCCTGAAGCGCGGGGCCGGGGGATCGGGCACGCCCTGCACGCGGCGCGGCTGGAGGAGGTGCGCGCCCGGGGCCTGGCGGGCCTCTTCGCGGACAGCGTCTTCGCGGGCAGACAGGACGCCGCCGACCGTGAGGCGGAGGCCCGCACGGGGACGGACCCACTCGCGCGCCGCCGGGCGCTGCACGGCCTGGGCTACCGCACGGTGGACGTGCCCTACTGGCAGCCCGTAGGCGGCCCGAACGGGGGTCCGCTCACCGACCTCGACCTGCTGTATCACCCGCTGAACGGGGCTGACAGCGTCCCCACCCCCCTCGTGACGGACACCCTGCGTGCCTACTGGACCGCCTGGCTGGGCCAGGACCGCGCCAGACGGGAAGCGGAGGCGCTGGCCGAACGCGCAGGACGGGACAGACTGCCCCTCCTGCCCGCCACGGAAACGCCCACGTACTGGCGCCAGTCGGGGCCGGAGACTTGA
- a CDS encoding glutamine--tRNA ligase/YqeY domain fusion protein — protein MTAPDSPSHTAPSSTGGGTETSPGPRVAPNFITEIVERDLSSGKYPQVVTRFPPEPNGYLHLGHTFASFLDFQTAVQYGGRYHLRLDDTNPEGESMEFAQGIQDDLAWLGWDWDGNLFYASDNFERYYEYAERLIELGQAYVDSVSGEEMARLRGDATTPGTPSPYRDRSVEENLDLFRRMRAGEFGDGAHVLRAKIDLASPNMKLRDPVLYRILRADHYRAGDQWCIYPMYDFQHPLQDALEGVTHSMCSLEFVDNRAIYDWLMETLNFTPRPHQYEFGRRSLEYTVVSKRKLRKLVKEGVVSGWDDPRMPTLRAQRRLGVTPEAILAFASQIGVSRTNRTVDISVYENAVRNDLNWRAPRVMAVLDPVRVVIGNLPEGETRTFSLPYWPHDVIRESPDGLMALPTGERVPPEQAVRDVPLTRELYIEREDFSLDPPKGYKRLTRGGTVRLRGAGILRADEVETDEAGNVTTIHATLLGEDAKAAGVIHWVSAESALPAEFRLYDRLFRVPNPEGDNPDDIAPDFDPERMGHENEAVPVDTGFLRYLNPHSLRVTHGFVEPSVASDPEGTRYQFERQGYFWRDPKDSREDALVFGRIITLKDTWAKETQKAEGREPRAEKPKPRAEAPQATSHKPQAASLTPEQEAEVARLTAQGASEGDARTLARDEVLGAFFAGAQAGEHAAQVAAWTVNDLAPGLRSGESRVSAADLPALAALLAEGQISTRIARDVLARAAESGEAPAAIVEREGLRVVTDTGAIEAAIREVMAANPDKVEAYRGGKTGLLGFFTGQVMRATGGKADPKVVAERLGAALNG, from the coding sequence ATGACTGCGCCCGACTCTCCCTCCCACACGGCTCCTTCCAGCACGGGCGGGGGCACGGAGACTTCCCCCGGCCCCCGCGTGGCCCCCAACTTCATCACCGAGATCGTGGAACGTGACCTGTCCTCCGGCAAGTACCCGCAGGTCGTGACGCGCTTTCCGCCGGAGCCGAACGGGTACCTGCACCTGGGGCATACCTTCGCGTCCTTCCTCGACTTTCAGACCGCCGTGCAGTACGGGGGCCGCTACCACCTGCGCCTCGACGACACCAACCCCGAAGGCGAGAGCATGGAGTTCGCGCAGGGCATTCAGGACGACCTCGCCTGGCTGGGCTGGGACTGGGACGGGAACCTCTTCTACGCCTCGGACAACTTCGAAAGGTATTACGAGTACGCCGAGCGGCTCATCGAGCTGGGCCAGGCCTACGTGGACAGCGTGAGCGGCGAGGAGATGGCCCGGCTGCGCGGCGACGCGACCACCCCCGGCACGCCCAGCCCCTACCGTGACCGCAGCGTGGAGGAGAACCTCGACCTCTTCCGCCGGATGCGCGCGGGCGAGTTCGGTGACGGGGCGCACGTCCTGCGCGCCAAGATCGACCTCGCCAGCCCCAACATGAAGCTGCGCGACCCGGTGCTCTACCGCATCCTGCGCGCCGACCACTACCGCGCCGGGGACCAGTGGTGCATCTACCCGATGTACGACTTCCAGCATCCCCTTCAGGATGCGCTGGAAGGCGTGACCCATTCCATGTGCAGCCTGGAATTCGTGGACAACCGCGCGATCTACGACTGGCTGATGGAAACGCTGAACTTCACGCCGCGCCCCCACCAGTACGAGTTCGGGCGGCGCAGCCTGGAATACACCGTCGTGTCCAAGCGCAAGCTGCGGAAGCTGGTGAAAGAAGGCGTGGTGTCCGGGTGGGACGACCCCCGGATGCCCACCCTGCGCGCCCAGCGGCGGCTCGGCGTGACCCCGGAGGCGATTCTCGCCTTCGCCTCCCAGATCGGCGTGAGCCGCACCAACCGCACGGTCGATATCAGCGTGTACGAGAACGCCGTGCGCAACGACCTCAACTGGCGGGCGCCGCGCGTGATGGCCGTGCTGGACCCGGTGCGCGTGGTGATCGGGAATCTCCCGGAAGGGGAGACGCGCACCTTCTCCCTCCCGTACTGGCCGCATGACGTGATCCGCGAGTCCCCCGACGGTCTGATGGCCTTGCCGACGGGCGAGCGCGTGCCCCCCGAGCAGGCCGTGCGCGACGTGCCCCTCACCCGCGAGCTGTACATCGAGCGCGAGGACTTCAGCCTCGATCCGCCCAAGGGCTACAAGCGCCTGACCAGAGGCGGCACCGTGCGGCTGCGCGGCGCGGGCATCCTCCGCGCGGACGAGGTGGAGACGGACGAGGCCGGGAACGTCACGACCATCCACGCGACCTTGCTGGGCGAGGACGCGAAGGCCGCCGGGGTCATTCACTGGGTCAGCGCCGAATCCGCCCTCCCCGCCGAGTTCCGCCTCTACGACCGCCTCTTCCGCGTGCCGAATCCCGAAGGGGACAACCCCGACGACATCGCCCCCGACTTCGACCCCGAACGTATGGGCCACGAGAACGAGGCCGTTCCGGTGGATACTGGGTTCCTGCGGTACCTCAACCCGCACAGCCTGCGCGTCACGCACGGGTTCGTGGAACCCAGCGTGGCGTCCGACCCTGAAGGCACCCGTTACCAGTTCGAGCGACAGGGCTACTTCTGGCGTGATCCCAAGGACAGCCGCGAGGACGCGCTGGTATTCGGGCGGATCATCACGCTGAAGGACACCTGGGCGAAGGAGACGCAGAAGGCCGAAGGCCGGGAGCCGAGAGCCGAAAAGCCGAAGCCCAGAGCGGAGGCTCCACAAGCCACAAGCCACAAGCCACAAGCTGCCTCTCTTACCCCCGAGCAGGAGGCCGAGGTCGCCCGCCTCACCGCGCAGGGCGCCTCGGAGGGAGACGCGCGGACGCTGGCGCGGGATGAGGTGCTGGGGGCTTTCTTCGCCGGGGCGCAGGCCGGGGAACACGCCGCCCAGGTGGCCGCGTGGACGGTGAATGACCTCGCCCCCGGTCTGCGCTCAGGGGAGAGCCGCGTGTCGGCCGCCGACCTGCCCGCGCTGGCCGCGCTGCTGGCCGAGGGGCAGATCAGCACCCGGATCGCCCGGGATGTCCTCGCCCGCGCCGCAGAATCGGGTGAGGCTCCCGCCGCCATCGTCGAACGCGAGGGCCTGCGCGTGGTCACCGACACCGGAGCCATCGAGGCGGCCATCCGCGAAGTCATGGCCGCCAACCCCGACAAGGTGGAGGCGTACCGGGGCGGCAAGACGGGCCTCCTGGGCTTCTTCACCGGTCAGGTGATGCGGGCGACGGGGGGGAAGGCGGACCCGAAGGTGGTGGCGGAGCGGCTGGGGGCAGCATTGAACGGGTGA
- the ftsH gene encoding ATP-dependent zinc metalloprotease FtsH — protein MRRLNPWLIVLFVLALFLMFSQAPMSGRASVNYNEFKNLLTQGKIERVVVQEGQANVTLKNPTTVPVIGAPQPREVNSFTVRLPSNQATPDSSLINQLETQGVNYRFEAPSQWLGILLNFLPIILLIGMMYFFFMRAQGGQNGVMQFGQSRAKKYGKENRVQTKFTDVAGHEEAKRELIEVVDFLKNPGKYHQIGAEIPKGVLLVGPPGTGKTLLARAIAGEADVPFFSVSASEFMEMFVGVGASRVRALFEDARKSAPAIMFIDEIDSIGRKRGAGIGGGHDEREQTLNQILSEMDGFDKTSSVIVLGATNRPDVLDPALLRPGRFDRQVTIDLPNLKEREAILKVHLRNKPLASGVDVPEIARSTPYFSGADLKNVTNEAALEAARLGKTQIDMSDFYRALDKITLGLENSSLTISAQERRAIAYHEAGHAVTAAVIPGSDKLQKVSIIPRGRALGAAFYLPEEQVLMSEERLENQLVVSLGGRAAEEVFMGSVTSGAADDFRKATNIARKMVLEWGMGENFKNMALTTDSGPVFLGEDMAKPKAFSEHTSQLVDEDVKRILHRAYERAKSLVTEYAQAMHEVADALLSQELITGDVVREAVARVGGAGNPQALTHPTA, from the coding sequence TTGAGGCGGCTCAATCCCTGGCTGATCGTCCTGTTCGTTCTGGCGCTGTTCCTGATGTTTTCTCAGGCACCCATGAGCGGGCGGGCCAGTGTCAATTACAACGAGTTCAAGAACCTGCTCACGCAGGGCAAGATCGAGCGGGTCGTGGTGCAGGAGGGTCAGGCGAACGTGACCCTCAAGAACCCGACCACCGTTCCCGTGATCGGCGCGCCCCAGCCGCGCGAGGTCAACAGCTTCACCGTGCGCCTGCCCAGCAACCAGGCCACCCCCGACAGCAGCCTGATCAACCAACTGGAAACCCAGGGCGTCAACTACCGCTTTGAGGCCCCCAGCCAGTGGCTCGGCATCCTGCTGAACTTCCTGCCCATCATCCTCCTGATCGGCATGATGTACTTCTTCTTCATGCGGGCGCAGGGCGGCCAGAACGGCGTGATGCAGTTCGGGCAGTCGCGCGCCAAGAAATACGGCAAGGAAAACCGTGTCCAGACCAAGTTCACCGACGTGGCGGGCCATGAAGAGGCCAAACGCGAACTGATCGAGGTCGTGGACTTCCTGAAGAATCCCGGCAAGTACCACCAGATCGGCGCGGAGATTCCCAAGGGCGTGCTGCTGGTCGGCCCTCCCGGCACCGGCAAGACGCTGCTGGCGCGCGCCATCGCGGGTGAGGCCGACGTGCCCTTCTTCTCGGTAAGCGCCTCGGAGTTCATGGAGATGTTCGTCGGCGTCGGGGCCAGCCGCGTGCGCGCGCTGTTCGAGGACGCCCGCAAGAGTGCGCCCGCCATCATGTTCATCGACGAGATCGACTCCATCGGGCGCAAGCGTGGCGCGGGCATCGGCGGCGGCCACGACGAGCGCGAGCAGACCCTCAACCAGATCCTCTCCGAGATGGACGGCTTCGACAAGACCAGTTCCGTGATCGTGCTGGGCGCGACCAACCGGCCCGACGTGCTCGACCCGGCGCTGCTGCGCCCCGGCCGCTTCGACCGCCAGGTGACCATCGACCTCCCCAACCTCAAGGAGCGCGAGGCCATCCTGAAAGTCCACCTGCGCAACAAGCCGCTGGCCTCCGGCGTGGACGTGCCCGAGATCGCCCGCAGCACGCCCTATTTCAGCGGCGCCGACCTCAAGAACGTGACCAACGAGGCCGCGCTGGAAGCTGCCCGCCTGGGCAAGACCCAGATCGACATGAGCGACTTCTACCGCGCGCTGGACAAGATCACGCTGGGCCTGGAAAACAGCTCACTGACCATCAGCGCCCAGGAGCGCCGGGCCATCGCCTACCACGAGGCCGGGCACGCCGTCACCGCCGCCGTGATCCCCGGCAGCGACAAGCTCCAGAAGGTCAGCATCATCCCGCGTGGCCGGGCGCTGGGCGCCGCCTTCTACCTGCCGGAAGAGCAGGTCCTGATGAGCGAGGAGCGCCTGGAAAACCAGCTGGTCGTCTCGCTGGGGGGCCGCGCCGCCGAGGAGGTCTTTATGGGCAGCGTGACCAGCGGGGCCGCCGACGACTTCCGCAAGGCCACCAACATCGCCCGCAAGATGGTGCTGGAGTGGGGCATGGGCGAGAACTTCAAGAACATGGCCCTGACCACCGATTCCGGCCCGGTCTTCCTGGGTGAGGACATGGCCAAGCCCAAGGCCTTCAGCGAACACACCTCGCAACTGGTGGACGAGGACGTGAAGCGCATCCTGCACCGCGCCTACGAGCGGGCCAAGAGCCTGGTCACCGAGTACGCGCAGGCCATGCACGAGGTCGCGGACGCGCTGCTCTCGCAGGAGCTCATCACTGGGGACGTGGTGCGCGAGGCCGTGGCGCGGGTGGGCGGTGCGGGCAACCCCCAGGCGCTGACGCACCCGACCGCGTAA
- a CDS encoding tetratricopeptide repeat protein: MIDVATTWQQACTALASDDYDTAFGVLDAAMQEARKPERARIALHLASVHALYGDAAAADVGSALREARTLDPGLREDPLYLALSAELDARTRGPDAAPPPPALREAADPVARYHALAALALAEQPQAALDVHLPLSELPEHLRWRLRSWQADSEEQLGHAQEAAHLYAEAAHHAQGLNRAVMLQEQAALLLQLGQPGEAQQALAQARALYHGHDPDEGLNLATWHYLQAQARLNLGQPDEALAAIREADRLERAHGDPSYGVALVWGQVMTHLGQPEEALRHFERALSLATDADRPYAQHELGVALLDLDRPVEARERLEAALADPDYPYQPEVLADLAECDYRLGRLQEAQQTAEQALAQGAVVPASLVLGSVALDYYHLDEALDHYERVVREAAPQSRDWITGHQMAADVMAQQGFRDPAAAYAHAQQALEYTPESDDWHGTLQDHLKKAEAMMGQRSGRMLN, translated from the coding sequence ATGATCGATGTCGCCACCACCTGGCAGCAGGCTTGCACGGCGCTCGCCAGTGACGACTACGACACGGCGTTTGGCGTGCTGGACGCCGCCATGCAGGAAGCCAGGAAGCCGGAGCGCGCCCGCATCGCGCTGCACCTCGCCAGCGTTCACGCGCTGTACGGAGACGCCGCGGCCGCCGATGTCGGCTCGGCCCTGCGTGAAGCGCGGACGCTCGACCCCGGCCTGCGTGAAGACCCGCTGTATCTCGCCCTGAGCGCCGAACTCGACGCCCGCACGCGCGGCCCCGACGCTGCGCCTCCCCCGCCCGCGCTGCGGGAGGCCGCCGACCCGGTCGCCCGCTATCACGCGCTGGCAGCCCTGGCGCTGGCCGAACAGCCCCAGGCCGCGCTCGACGTGCATCTGCCGCTCAGCGAGCTGCCCGAACACCTGCGGTGGCGGCTGCGGAGCTGGCAGGCCGACAGCGAGGAGCAGCTCGGCCATGCCCAGGAGGCCGCGCACCTGTACGCGGAGGCGGCCCACCACGCCCAGGGCCTCAACCGCGCGGTGATGCTTCAGGAGCAGGCGGCGCTGCTGCTGCAACTCGGGCAGCCGGGTGAGGCGCAGCAGGCGCTGGCCCAGGCCCGCGCCCTCTACCACGGCCACGACCCGGACGAGGGCCTGAATCTGGCGACCTGGCACTATCTCCAGGCGCAGGCCCGCCTCAACCTCGGCCAGCCGGACGAGGCCCTGGCCGCCATCCGCGAGGCCGACCGGCTGGAACGCGCCCACGGCGACCCCAGTTACGGCGTCGCGCTGGTCTGGGGCCAGGTGATGACCCACCTGGGGCAGCCGGAGGAGGCGCTGCGGCACTTCGAGCGGGCGCTGTCCCTCGCCACTGACGCCGACCGGCCCTACGCGCAGCACGAACTGGGGGTGGCGCTGCTGGACCTCGACCGCCCGGTGGAGGCGCGCGAGCGGCTGGAGGCGGCCCTGGCCGACCCCGACTACCCCTACCAGCCGGAGGTGCTGGCCGACCTCGCCGAGTGCGACTACCGCCTGGGCCGCTTGCAGGAAGCGCAGCAGACCGCCGAGCAGGCGCTCGCGCAGGGGGCGGTGGTGCCCGCCAGCCTGGTGCTGGGCAGCGTGGCGCTCGACTACTACCACCTTGACGAGGCGCTCGACCACTACGAGCGGGTGGTGCGCGAGGCCGCCCCGCAAAGCCGCGACTGGATCACCGGGCACCAGATGGCCGCCGACGTAATGGCCCAGCAGGGGTTCCGCGATCCCGCCGCCGCCTATGCCCACGCCCAGCAGGCCCTGGAATACACGCCCGAGAGCGACGACTGGCACGGCACCCTGCAAGACCACCTGAAAAAGGCCGAGGCGATGATGGGGCAGAGGAGCGGGCGGATGCTGAATTAG